Within the Micromonospora citrea genome, the region GCCGCCCGAGCGCGTACGGGCCGAGCACCGCGGCCGCGAGCAGGTTGCGCCAGAACGCGACGGCCAGCGCGGGCGCCGCCGCGAAGGCCACCAGCGGGGCGGACGACGAGACGGCCACGACGGCCAGGGCGAGCGCCCCGGTGGTCACCGGGTCGAGGGGCGGGCGGTGCGGTGCGGTGGACACGGGGAGCAATCCTCACATGACGCCGGCCAGCACGGACCGTCAACGCTCGGTTACGATCACGGCTGTCCGCGCCGGCGACCCCTCGACCGCCCGGAGGCGCTCCCCCATGCCCACCTTCCAGGCGGTGCTGTTCGACTTCTTCGGCACGCTGACCCGTTCCGTGCAGCGGGGCGAGGCGCACCGGTCGACCGCCGAGCTGCTCGGATGCCCGCCCGGCGTCCTCGTCGACGTGCTCGACCGCACCTTCTACGAACGTGCCTGCGGGCGGTTCGGCAACGCCGAGGCGACCCTGCGCTGGGTGTGCGAGCAGGTCGGCGTACGTCCCTCCGACGACGCGGTCCGCTCGGCGGTGGCCTCCCGCCACCGGGCCGTACGCGCCGACACCCGGCTGCGGGACGAGGCGGTGCCCATGCTGGCCGCGCTGCGCCGCCACGGCCTGCGGACGGGGGTGATCAGCGACTGCACGCACGAACTGCCGGCGTTCCTGCCCCAACTGCCGGTCGCCCCGCTGCTCGACGTCCGGGTCTTCTCGGTGCAGGTCGGCCGCTGCAAGCCGGATCCGGCGCTCTACCAGGCGGCGTGCCGGCGGCTCGGCGTGGCCGCCGCGGACTGCCTCTACGTCGGCGACGGCGGCAGCCAGGAACTGACCGGGGCGGAACGGGCCGGCATGACCGCGGTGCGGCTGGCCGCGCCGGACCTGGCCGAGCACATGGTGTTCAACGCCGACGCGGCGTGGCGCGGGCCGGTGCTGCGCTCGCTCGACGAGGTGGTCGACCTGGTCTCCCGGGCGGTGGACGCGCCGGTGCCGGCCGGCTGCGGCACCTGACCCGCGCCCCGGCCCACGCGCGGGCGGGTCGGCGGGGACGGTGAGGCGGGCGGACGCGGCACGGGCGGGCCAGCGGCGGCGGACGCGGCGCGGGCGGGTCGGCGGCGGCGGACGCGGGGCGGGCGGCTCAGCGGCGGCGGACGCGAATGCGGCGGGGACGGCGGGGTGGATGGGTCAGCGGCGGCGGACGCGAATGCGGCGGGGACGGCGGGGTGGACGGGTCAGCGGCGGCGAACGCGGTGCAGGCGGAACGGCTTGCGGGTCGCGCGGACCACCGGCGCCTCCCGGGGCACCTCCGCGAGCGAGCCGGCGGGCAGTTCGGCCCCGGCGAGCGGATCACCGGCCGGGGTCAGCCGGTTGAGCGCGCAGCCGTCGGCCGCCCAGCGGGCCACCAGCTCGGCGGTCGGCCCGGGCGCGTTCAGCCGCTTCGCGGCCACCAGCGGGGCGGTGGTCTCCCAGTGCTCGGTGCCCGGCGCCAGGCGGCTCACCCGGGCCGGCCAGGTGACGATCCGCCCGCCGTGGTCGCCGCGCAGGGTGACCTGGGCTTCCGTGGCGTCGGCCAGCCCCGGCGCGGACTGCTCGCCCGGGCCGCTGACCACGAAGAGCGCGCCCTCCAGGGGCACGCACCAGAGCGCGAGCGCCGGCCCGCCGGGCACGCTCACCCAGGCCACGGCGGCCTTCTTCATCGCCTCGTCGACCAGCGGCGTGCTGGTCCGGTCCGCGTCGGTCACACCGGCATCCTCCCGCACCCGCCCCGGCTCCGTCAGCGCCGCCCGGCTCCCGGCCGCGTCGCGGCACGGGTCGCGCGGGGTTCCACAGGTCCGAGCACGCGGAACGCGGCCCGCGCGCGGCCTTCCCAGAACCCACCGCGACCTCCAGCCGAGCTGACGAACCCTCAGCCGACGAACGGGGGGACCATGATCTCGCCCCGGGCCACCGGCATCACGTCGCCGGCCACGGTGGCGCCGACGGCCTGGCCGCCGGCGGCGGTCACCGTGCAGGCCAGCACGGACGGGCGGTTGATCTCGACGCCCTGGTGGACGGTGTACGCCGCGCGCCCGTCGGCGGGCAGCAGGCCGCTGGCGACCAGCCACACCCCGAGGCCCAGGGCGGCCGAACCGGTTCCCGGGTCCTCCGGCACGCCGACCCCGGGAACGAAGACCCGGGCGTGCGCGGTTTGCGCCGCGGCGTCCCAGGAGAAGACGCTGACGTGCTCGACTCCGTATCGCTGTGCCGCCGCCGCGTTGACCCGGGCGCGGGCGACCGCGTCCGGACGGACCGGAAGGTAGGGAAACTCCAACCCGCAGCCGGCCACCCGGGGCGCCGGGCCGGCGTGGTCGTCCGCGCTGAGCCCCGCCATCTCCAGCAACGGCTCCGGATCCAGCTCGGGGCCGAGGGTGGGGACGCCGCCGGTCAGCGTGGCCCCGGTCGCGGTCACCTCGATCGGCAACACGCCCGCGCCGCACTCCTGGGTGACCTGCCCCACGCCGAACATGCCCCGGCGGCTCGCCGTCACCGCCGCGCCGACGCTGGGATGCCCCGCGAAGGGCAGTTCCTCGACGGGGGTGAAGATGCGGGCCCGGTAGGTGGCGCCGACCTGGGTGGGCGGGAGGACGAACACCGTCTCGGAGAGGTTGAACTCACGCGCGAGCGCCTGCATCTGATCGGTGGCCAGCGCTTCGGCGCCGAACACCACGGCCAGCGGGTTGCCGGCGAACGGGCGGTCGGTGAAGACGTCCACGATCTCGTAGGCCAAGGTCGACATGTTGATAGACACTAGGCGCTTAGGCTGGTGCCCGTGAGCACGCCGACCCGGATCTACATCGCCCGGCTCGCCGGGGTCGCCGTCTTCGACCCCAACGGCGACCAGGTGGGCCGGGTCCGCGACGCGGTGGCCCGGCTGCGCCCGACGCAGCGCCCGCCGGAGGTGGTCGGGCTGGTCGCGGAGATGCCGATGCGGCGGCGCATCTTCCTCTCCATCAACCGGATCACCTCCATCGACTCGGACGCGATCGTGCTCGGCACCGGGACGCTCAACCTGCGCCGCTTCGAGAAGCGCCC harbors:
- a CDS encoding HAD family hydrolase; the encoded protein is MPTFQAVLFDFFGTLTRSVQRGEAHRSTAELLGCPPGVLVDVLDRTFYERACGRFGNAEATLRWVCEQVGVRPSDDAVRSAVASRHRAVRADTRLRDEAVPMLAALRRHGLRTGVISDCTHELPAFLPQLPVAPLLDVRVFSVQVGRCKPDPALYQAACRRLGVAAADCLYVGDGGSQELTGAERAGMTAVRLAAPDLAEHMVFNADAAWRGPVLRSLDEVVDLVSRAVDAPVPAGCGT
- a CDS encoding PhzF family phenazine biosynthesis protein, whose amino-acid sequence is MSTLAYEIVDVFTDRPFAGNPLAVVFGAEALATDQMQALAREFNLSETVFVLPPTQVGATYRARIFTPVEELPFAGHPSVGAAVTASRRGMFGVGQVTQECGAGVLPIEVTATGATLTGGVPTLGPELDPEPLLEMAGLSADDHAGPAPRVAGCGLEFPYLPVRPDAVARARVNAAAAQRYGVEHVSVFSWDAAAQTAHARVFVPGVGVPEDPGTGSAALGLGVWLVASGLLPADGRAAYTVHQGVEINRPSVLACTVTAAGGQAVGATVAGDVMPVARGEIMVPPFVG